The sequence ACGCCACCTGGGCTCGCTCCGAGATCGACACGGCGATCACGGGTGAAGCGGCTGCCATGGCGGCGACCGTGGCGATCAGCCAGCGTCGCCAGACTGTCCTCGGGACACGGGCGGCGAGTAGGACGACGCCGTGCACGACGACGAACAGGGCCAGGTAGAGGAACAGGTACACGCCAAGCGCGAGGAGGACCGCGTAGACGACCCAGGCGCGACGAGAGGTGCGTCGCCGCTGGACCAGGTCGACCAGGAGGACGAGCAGCCAGGCGGCGAGGGCCGCGTCGAGAGCGTAGGCCCTCGCCTCCTCGCCCATGTAGGTGACTCGGGGGAGCAGGCAGTAGACCAGCCCCGCGAACAGGGCGGTCCTGCGCCCGGAGAGCCGCGCTGCGAGGTGGACGACCGCGACGGCGCCCAGTCCGACCGCGATCGCGGAGGGGACGCGGACCGAGAAGGGGCTCGGGCCGAAGACAGCGACCCACCAGTGCAGCGCGAGGTAGTAGGTGCCGTGGACGGCGTCGACGTGCCGGAGCATTCCCAGCAGGGATGGGACGGAGCGTTGCGCGGACAGGACGCTGGCAGCCTCGTCGCCCCAGAGCGAGGGGATCCACGACCCGAGAAGCGACAGCAGGGTCGCTATCGCTCCCATGGTCCAGGCGACGCTCCTCGGCAGGGGCTGCCCGCCGGAGGCGTCGCGATCGCGATTCGGCTCCCGGTCCCTGAGGTCTGCGCGACCGACGTCTGCTGACGATGCCCGCATGCTCGCCCCGGCCACGTCAGAGGACCGCGTCTTCTTCGTGAGCGGCCGGGAGGCCCACCGCGGCGGCGAACTGATCACGTGCCTTCGCGTTGTACGCATCGACGTCGAACGCCTGCGGCTGGATCGCGCCTCCGAGGAATTCGCGTAAGCCCCCCGCGAGCCCGGACTCCGATGCCTCCACGACGCGGATGATGCCGTCTGGCAGGGCGTCCTCGATCGATCCGAACTCGGTCGACACGATCGGCATCCCGAGGACAGCGGCCTCCAGCAACACCATCGGCTGGCCCTCGTAGTCGCTCGACAGCACGAAGCAGTCCGAGGCGTGGAGGACAGCGAACGGATTCCGGAGGGCACCGGTGATGAACGCGATCCCCGCAAGGCCCAGACGGTCGACCTGGGCCCGGAGCTCGTCCTCGAGGGGGCCGTGTCCGACGACGAGGAGCCGTGCCCGCGGTTCGTCCGCGTGCACGTCTCGGAATGCCATGAGCAGGCGCTCGTGGTTCTTCTCGCGCGTGTAGCGGCCGACGGTCACGAACCAGATCGCGTCGTCGTCGTCACGAAGCGCCGCCGCCCAGGGGGGTTCGGCTCCGTCGACGGTGGGCCGCTCACCCTCGAAGACCGGAGCGGCAGCCAGCCGCAGGATCTTCTCGGCGTCGACGACGTTGACCGCCGACCCGATCGTCCGGCCGGAGAGGAGCTCGGCCGACAGCTTCGCCTGATTGATCTCGGCCAGGGAGGGCGACACGGCGACGAGCGCGTCGTACTCGCGGTACAGACCGAAGATCGACGGCAGGCTCACCCCGAGGGGGCGGCGTCCTCCGACCTCGCGACCGACCTCGGCGACCATGTCGTTGTGCATCCAGACGGACCGGTGGCCGCCCGGCGAGTGGAGGAGGAGCGTCGACCAGAAGGGGCTGTAGCCGCTGAAGTCGATGACGACGTCGAAGCGGGACGCCCCGAAACACCTCTGCCATTCGTCGTCCCAGAGACGGCGCTGCTGAGGGTCCTCGCGGTGCGCCGCTGCGACACCGCGCCGGTAGAGGAGTCGACGGCGCAGGTGCTGGAGTTTGGAGCCGTTCATGCCGCCGTCGCGAGCGAACTGGCGGACGCTCTCGACGACCGCCGAGGAGTTGTCGACCTGCTGTGACGAGGTGGTCTGGGTGAATGCGATGCTGACGTCATACCGGTCTGTCGGGAGCGAGGCGAGCAGGTTCAGGGCGGCGGAGGTGATGCCGTTCGAGGAGAGGTTGCCGACGTGGATCAGCACCGACGAGCGCTCGCTCGAGGAGAGGTCGACGAGCCTCAGACCCGCTGTGCGACCGCGGAAGACAGCGTCGACCACGCGCGCCGCGCTCCCTGCGGGCCCCGGGACGAAGCGCTCCTGCCACTCGTCGCGCGTCACCGATCGGAGGGACGCGTGCGCCGGATCCTGCTGCAGTATCGCCTCGGCCACGGCCGACTCGTCGGTGCACACCGGTCCTGGGAGCTCGTCCGCGTCGAAGTACATGCCCCGGCTCGACCCGTACTCGGCGCCGTCGGGGGCGAAGAAGACGATCCGTCTGCCCGTGGCGAGGAAGTCGAAGAAGATCGACGAGTAGTCGGTGACGAGCGTGTCGACGACCCCGAGCAGGGTGTTCGTCGGGATACTCCCCGGGACGAGGACGGCCCCGAGGGCCGGGGAGGAGCCGACGAACCGCTCGAGGATCTGGTGGGTCTTGAGCAGCACCACGAAGTCGTCGCCGACTCGCGACTGGAGATCGGCCACTCGCGCCAGCAGGAGCGCGACGTCGTCGGAGGGGGCTCCGAAGGAGGCTCCCCGCCAGGTCGGGGCGTAGAGGACGATCCGTCGCCCACCGATAGGGACTCCCGCCGTGGAGAGGCGGTCGAGCACGTCCGTGACTGCGTCGGAGTCCAGGCTCTGTCGATCCACGCGGGGGTAGCCCTCCTCGATGACGCGCCCCTGGAAGTGACCGGCCAGCTTGTAGGCCGACGCGTACATCGTCTCGGTCATGAAGGAGTTCTGCGCGAGCAGGTAGTCGGCGGCGACGAAGTTCCGGAGCGTGTTCGCGGACTCGCGAGCACCGTCCGGCATGTCGTAGCCCATGGCCTTCAGCGGCGTCCCGTGCCAGGTGTTCAGGTAGATCTGGCCGGGACGCTTCGAGAACCAGACCGGGAACGTCGCGTTGTTGATCAGGTACCCGCTCGTCGAGACGGCCCGGAAGTACGCCAGCGATCCGCGGAGGACGAACGAGACGCGGGGGTGCCGTCGGAATTCGCTGATCGTCGCAGGATCGTCCAGATGCGCCCGGTCGAGGACCCAGACGTGCCGGAGGTGCCCGAGATCGGGTGCGCTCAGGATCTCGCGGAAGATCGCCTCGGGGTTGCAGAGCACTCCCGTGCCGGCGAACGCCTCGTAGAGGACGGTGTCGTCGCGGATCGACTGCTCGCGGAACCGGGCGAGAGCCTCGAAGCGCGCAGCCCTGACGGACTTGCGGGCCGATCTGGTCAACACGGTCGTCACGTTCATGGACTCTCCTCGCGGGGATCAGAGCCCCTCGAGGATGTGACCACGCGTTCTCGCAGAAACATCCAAGAATGACGCCCCCGGCGGCACCGTAGCAGTGTCCTTCTGACCAGAGTCGACCACTAAGGTGAGCCTGCCCTAACGTTCACCTCGAATTCGGACTCTCATGACACCTGGCGCCATCGCTGCCCTCGGAGCCCTGGCCGGCCTGACGATCTTCCTCGGTCTGCCCATCGGCCGTATCAGACGCCGCTCCCTCGGGCTGAGCGCTTTGTTGAACGCGGTCACCATCGGCGTGCTCCTGTTCCTGCTGTGGGACGTGATCACGCACGCGATAGAACCCATCGACGCTGCGGTGGCCTCATCGACACACGACGCGGTGTCGCTCTGGAAGGCCGTAGGCTTCACGGCGGTGTTCTTCGTCGCCATCGCGATCGGCCTCCTGTCGCTGGTGGCCTACGACCGTTCCATGAAGAAACGGGCCGCGCTGGAACCTCACGCCTCCGGAACGCCCCGGAGCCCTCTTCGACTCCACGAACAGGCCTCGAGGACGGCGTTCCTCATCGCGGTCGGGATCGGCCTCCACAACTTCTCCGAGGGACTCGCCATCGGTCAATCGGCGGTCTCGGGACAGATCAGCCTCGCCGTCGTCCTCGTCGTGGGTTTCGGACTCCACAACGCGACGGAGGGTTTCGGCATCACCGCCCCTCTTGCTGGCGACCAGGTCCGTCCCAGCTGGACGCAACTG comes from Frondihabitans peucedani and encodes:
- a CDS encoding glycosyltransferase; amino-acid sequence: MNVTTVLTRSARKSVRAARFEALARFREQSIRDDTVLYEAFAGTGVLCNPEAIFREILSAPDLGHLRHVWVLDRAHLDDPATISEFRRHPRVSFVLRGSLAYFRAVSTSGYLINNATFPVWFSKRPGQIYLNTWHGTPLKAMGYDMPDGARESANTLRNFVAADYLLAQNSFMTETMYASAYKLAGHFQGRVIEEGYPRVDRQSLDSDAVTDVLDRLSTAGVPIGGRRIVLYAPTWRGASFGAPSDDVALLLARVADLQSRVGDDFVVLLKTHQILERFVGSSPALGAVLVPGSIPTNTLLGVVDTLVTDYSSIFFDFLATGRRIVFFAPDGAEYGSSRGMYFDADELPGPVCTDESAVAEAILQQDPAHASLRSVTRDEWQERFVPGPAGSAARVVDAVFRGRTAGLRLVDLSSSERSSVLIHVGNLSSNGITSAALNLLASLPTDRYDVSIAFTQTTSSQQVDNSSAVVESVRQFARDGGMNGSKLQHLRRRLLYRRGVAAAHREDPQQRRLWDDEWQRCFGASRFDVVIDFSGYSPFWSTLLLHSPGGHRSVWMHNDMVAEVGREVGGRRPLGVSLPSIFGLYREYDALVAVSPSLAEINQAKLSAELLSGRTIGSAVNVVDAEKILRLAAAPVFEGERPTVDGAEPPWAAALRDDDDAIWFVTVGRYTREKNHERLLMAFRDVHADEPRARLLVVGHGPLEDELRAQVDRLGLAGIAFITGALRNPFAVLHASDCFVLSSDYEGQPMVLLEAAVLGMPIVSTEFGSIEDALPDGIIRVVEASESGLAGGLREFLGGAIQPQAFDVDAYNAKARDQFAAAVGLPAAHEEDAVL
- a CDS encoding ZIP family metal transporter is translated as MTPGAIAALGALAGLTIFLGLPIGRIRRRSLGLSALLNAVTIGVLLFLLWDVITHAIEPIDAAVASSTHDAVSLWKAVGFTAVFFVAIAIGLLSLVAYDRSMKKRAALEPHASGTPRSPLRLHEQASRTAFLIAVGIGLHNFSEGLAIGQSAVSGQISLAVVLVVGFGLHNATEGFGITAPLAGDQVRPSWTQLAILGVIGGGPTVVGTLLGSVFVSDIVSLAFLALAAGSIIYVIIQLIGVAMKLARGTALHVGLLAGLFAGFVTDFIVTAAGV